The Pithys albifrons albifrons isolate INPA30051 chromosome 5, PitAlb_v1, whole genome shotgun sequence genomic interval cctgtttgCCTTCCTAACTAATCACACCATTTCTTTCACCAGCTGCTAATATAATGTGAAGCCTTTGAGTTTTTTTTTGGTTAGTGAcgttttttttagtgttttttttttggagggggtaGAGATGGGGTGTGTTTCCCATTTTCTACCATAGCTATTGTCTCCATTTGGACTCCTTTAGGTTTTAGAAAAAAAGGTTTCTCATGAAATGTGACACCTACAATTGCATGCTTTGATGCTCGAGATTGTACTGTGTACTTCACCTGTTCTCTGTGGGAGTATTTAGCCTGACCTATGTACCTGCTTGGAATGATAACTGCAGCCAGAACTCTGGTAGAAGATGGAACCCAGAGCAAATAAATACTGTTTTTGTCTAGTCAGGGGAACAGCAGCCAGATTTTAATTAGTATCAGCAATTATAGCTTGAGCTGTCTTGTCTTCTGTTTCTGGCAAAACAAGGTTGCCTCTTGTGTTTCGTTGACAAGATCAACACCAGCAAAGCCCCCAAATTCCCACCAAGTGTTTGTGCATATATACTTTTTAACACCAACAGGTAATTTTGTCTTCAGTGTCTTGACAGAGCATCAAGAAAGTTGCAGGTAAGAGAAAGTTCAAGTTCCTCATGTTTACCTCAAGGACTCTTGGAGGAGCCAAAGACTACTTTTGCCAGAGGACTGTTATGTTAGCATCTCCTTATTCCACTTCATAATCTCTGTACTAAGAGGTTTGGATTTTTAACAACCTCTGTCTGTATGATGCTCCTCTGTGTGTTCACTATGTTAAATGAAAGAGGGATAGGGAATTATTCCTGGCCCTATGGCCAAGTGGCCCACTCTGGCTCTCATCCACACAGTTTAGGGCCAGCCCGCTTTAAAGCTGACTGTCTGTTCCACGCTTTGTAATACTTACCCCTTGGTTCTCTCCAGACTCTACAGGATGCTGCAGGGACTCTAAAATGTAGTTCTGTGAGTCAGGGGTGCTTTTCCATCCCTCTGACTTGCCTGAAGTATTGTGAGAATTGCATTGCAAAGCATACAACTGTGCTCTTGTAATATAAAATAGCAGGGATATGTTGTGTGTCTTAAGAGGTGATTGGCATGCAGAGTAGTTTGGAGGTGCAAAACCTGCTGCACTTACACTGGGGGCAACAACAGGATGGAGAGAGTCATCCTTGGTGTGTGTGGTCTCTTCCATATGCCATTCAGGGAGCAAACCTTGGAGTGCAAACTGTCCCTGGAGCCACGTCTGGCTTTGTCTTGGAAAATGGGTTTTGGAACAGCTCAAAACAAAGCTGTGGAGGGAGTCGACAGATAAGCAATGCAAGTGATTGAGGGGCCAGTGAGTGAGTTCTTTTGGCTCTCTCTTGGTTACCTCTGGAGCCATAGCCTAATACTTTGATCCAAATCACTGAAAAGCTTCAGCACTGGCTGCTGTACAGGGATTGAAATTTCTGGCAAGAATGATGGCAGTAGCATTTTCTGTGTTGTGATCTCTAATGAGTCACTGTGAGGAACAGAGGAATCCAGGATTTGATAGAGTGGCAGTTAGATGAGATCTTGCCTCTGTTGCATGTAGAAGTGCCAAAAATTCGGGATGCTGCAGGTCCCTCAGGTTCTCAGCTGGGCCACTGGATAGATACTGCTTTTCCTGAATATACTCCTTAGCAATTGTCCTGTATAGAAAACACTGCAATACAGTGTTGGGCATGGACTTTACTGTTTAGAACCATGGATCAAAATTTGTAGCTTCAGTTGGAAAGAGCCTTGGTTTCATTGGCCCAAGCTGTGGTGAAAATTTCTAGCAGCCCAAAACTTGAATATTTTACATCTGGCCATTTTGCAGCAGTGGAAAAGCAGTTACACAAGTTATGGTCTGAGTCTGGTTACTGATTGACACAGGAAATTTTGCTCATAGCTATTCCAAATGCTAAAGTCCATATTGACACAGCATGAGGAAACACTGCTTACTAAGAAGACTACAAAAATGTGCATGcatagacacacacatatatatatttgccaTTGTGCATGCAAGCATACATATAAATGTGTGAGTATATATAAAATTTCTAAAtagtatatataaaatatgctaaatctagaaaaagaaagattttaagagcaatttataataaatatttaatgtaaaaataacaCTGCATTGGTATAGTGCAATGCATGAATATTTATCAATGTTTATTTTGCCTTGGCTAGTATTTCTTTCTCAGATCAACAAGCTGCCCTAATATTTCTACAAAATAATTCAGGGTTTATAAAAACTTCAGATACACCTGCCACTGaagacttattttttatttatgcttCTTAAGAAATTGTTTCCTGAGGGGATACCATCTCATTCCTTTATTAAAGCTCCatattattttctaattttttgggttttatcccttttttaaccttttctttattctttcacATGTTTGGTCTCACTTTTAACATCTTGTAAACACAAGCTGTTAAATTTCAGAATGTCTCTTGTAGCTTGGAAACTAGGTTTAAATTCACATTTCTGTTCTCTTCAGTATCTAACTGAAGTATAATAAATGTCAGTGTTTTATCCTTACTTCCAACTCAATAGTACTTTCatcttttcattttggaaattcACATGACTTGATGATTTACAATGGCTGAAAATAACGTGAATACTGCTAAATATTGGCAAGACCTAAGTAAATAGATGGGATGTGCCATGGAGGCCATGGTGGAAATCCTGTAGCTGGGTATATTATCTATATTTATGTAAGTCCTGCCTCTTCAGTCAGTTACACTGGGAAGCACGATGGATGGGGGACGTGAGCTAGCTAACTGATATAACTCTCTCTTTACACTGCATCCAGAAGTACAGAGCCTTCTGGGACTACAGCTTTACCCTGAAGTTGAAACCAGGAATTCAGAATGGCCTGAGATGATCAAACCTGTGTCTCAGACTGGACTAACCAGCCATCCAGTCTAAGGAGAGTTTGTCTTTGCTTCATCCCCTTTATTTTGTCAGTTTCTGATACTTACTGTAACAATTTCAGAACACTGGGAGAATATGAAATCcatgtgtgtataaatattaGGCaaagtttcttcactgaaaggatggtcagggaagtggtggaatcaccaaccgtggaagtatttaaaagacatgtaaacGTGGCTCTTAAAGACATGGTTTGTGCTGGACTTGGCAATagtgggttaatggttggacttgatggtcttaaaggtcttttctaacaTAAATcattcaatgattctatttCAATTGTGCCTTTTGACTGCTTCAAGTAGGTTAGAAACAATAATAAACCTCTTCCTTTCCTACAGCAAAGTTTGTAGGCTGCAGAAAGgtgacaaaagaaatatttttagtggTGTTCAATGTAAGGGAGACTCACTGCCTAGTATGTGGGACAGGAGCTCTGCTGATGCTGCAGATCTGTCTTGGTTAACCCTGTAGACCCagagctcctggcactgctccctgctTGAGCACAGCTGTCCTCTGCTTTTGTCCTCTAGATAGCACAGGAGGCATGCCAGGAGTTCACATGCGTTTTAACAGTATTATGGAGGAACTCTGGCACTTGAGGCCTTGTTTCAAGGGaatcttccttttcctcatATTCTTTAGGGGAGTTTAGTTCTCAAATGCTCATATGTTCTATTTCCTAACATAGTGAGGAAAATCGACCTCCTTATAAGTaattcagtattaaaaaaagaggagtATTTCAGGAGTATTGTCTCTACCTACAAAGCTCCTCTAATTGAAAAGATGAGCACAAATAGCTACATATATGTGCTTAATTGAGTAGCATTTTTATAAGCAAAACCAGCTAGATATGGAAAACACTTGAATGGTAGCTCTTTTCCTTGTAAATATATGTGTGACATTCACAgtgagtttttaaatttttttttaaggaagctGATACTGATacagtttcctttttcttgatttcttcttctcttccagCAAGCAATAAGTAGTGAATAGATGTAAAATCTCTTCTGTCTAGCAGAGGTGAAATTGGATTGTGATGTCAAAGTCACGGAATCTCTTCAGGTCAAGTCTTCTTTTAAAGAGTGGGGATTAATTTGGGTTTACCACAGTTTTAACCAATCACTACCATTGTGCTTAAAATAACCTAATCTTGGTCTGGCGATAAAAGGAAGCAGTAGTTAATTATCCATGTATTCTTTCATCTTTaggttttttccagaaaaaacacaacaaaatatttttccattagcTGTTTTCATAATTCTTAACAATACACACTGAACAATATTAGCAGGTGTTTCaggccttttttcccctttaatatTGGTTTGACTTGCCTACTGTGCTCATCAGTAAATTCAATAGTGAATGGTTCTTGCATACTATCCCTTGTTTCAGACTGtaagttttgtttatttttgtgtacTCAAAACCAATGAGAAACGTATACCCAAAAGTATAAGCCAAATGAGAAAGTATTTGAACTCGTGAGTGATATACTGTATGGTATTTTACCTGGTGAAGCCACTGTTGCTCTGTGAAGGTCAACATAGTGGAGTAATCAATACCAACTGAGGATTTAGACTGATATTCCTCAGAAATGGCTATTCTCTTTCATCACAGTAAGTTCACAAAGATGGAGAAGCATCTCATTCAAAGACTGGaatcaagaagaaaatgttattgCCTTTGATAGAAGAGAGATAGCATTCTTGTGTGCCATCATAAAAATATTGTAGTCgtaaggggtttttgttttccttcctatttTCTACTCTTTTACTATTCTTTTTGAATGTATTTCAGAGGATGTACTAGACTGAAGGAAACTTCTAACAATATTGCTATAGTTCAGAGCCAGATAAGAATTTTATTGGCCAAAAACCTTTCCTCCTTAGCCTTTatcctttttcttattttttttcaatgggCAGAAATGGTGGTATAAACTCTGAACCCTTAAATTATCATGTTCTCTGCAAGCATTGAAAAAAGGGTCAGAGAAGATCAAGCTGTAAGAGCCTAAAGAAGGACCAAGTGCAGAGGAGAGTGATAGGATAAAATAGACCTGAAAAGATGTCTTTCCAGAAGGCACAGGCAGGTTAAAATGTATCATCAGTCTTAAGCCttcttttcaaagtgtttttgcctaaaaaaatagcaaagttAAGCAAAGGTAGTGCCAGTACATTACTATGCTCCTGTAAActtctgtaaagaaaatgtCTAGCTTAATGAACATTCATACTGTACTCCCTCACCTCTGAAAATACTCCCCCACCaatcagctgaaaaaaaagacaaatggaAAGACAAAAGATTAACTTGGAATAGGTCCACAGTTGTCCTTGATTGTATTTGGCAGTAGTCATGCATCATACTGCGATCCCAATATCCATATATTTCCtgacaacattttttttctttcccctcttccctctccgCTTCAGGTTTTCAGGACAACCCATGGTTCTGTGACTGTCGCATTTCAAAGCTAATTGAATTTTCCAAAATTGTGGACAACTCAGTTGTACTTCTTGATCCATTGATTTCATGTAGTGGACCTGAGAGCCTGGCGGGAATCTTATTCCAGAGAGCTGAGTTAGAGCAATGTCTGAAACCATCTGTGATGACGTCAGCAACAAAAATCACTTCCCCTCTGGGAAGCAATGTTCTGCTACGCTGTGATGCAACTGGGTACCCAACACCGCAGCTTACTTGGACTAGGTCAGACAATATACCAGTGAACTATACAGGTATAATTGCTCTTTTATGGGAAAACCTAAAGTTCTTGGGTTGCCTGTGCTTTGAGATCCACTGTAATAAGTAACAATGAACCTTATATTGCATCAAGCTGGCAATTGTATCTGTGCAACTACTGTTATGAAATTCTTTGTCTAGTTCTTGGTTTTGACAGGTCAAACAGACTTGTAATTCTGGATGTGGTCTGTAATAAGAACAATGTGTGTGGAAGGGAGAAATGAATGAAGCAGGGGAAGGATAAAGGAAAATTGAGGCTGGGTTAGTTGAACCCTAACTCAGAAGCTgtaaagcagaaaggagaatTTGTTGCTGGACTCTCTGTTTCATTACAAAATGTTCATGTCAAAAAAGCCAGTGAGGCCATAACTGAGCCAGTGAAATCTCAGCATTATAAACATAAGATTTTCCAAATTCATGAAAATTACATTGTAATTACTCTAGACATTCATTTTCACTTTGAACCAAGCTGAGcacttttatttaataatataatatGGCAGAGAATTCTATAGTTTGTGTTGGGAGtttgatttgatttggttttggggttttcgttgttgtgggttttttttgcttgtgtttcatttttagaAGTTTAATATATGCGATTGCTTTTGGCAGAAAGAATTTAAAGGAAGAAGTAGTCtaataatgtttattttctctttagttCCCATTCATGATGTTTTACTCTTTACATTTTCCTGTAGTAATTCAAGAAAGTCCTGGAGAGGGTGTCAGATGGTCCATAATAAGCTTGACAGGAATTTCGTACAAGGATGCAGGAGAATACAGATGTAAAGCCAAGAACTTGGCAGGAATGTCGGAAGCTGCTGTTACTGTCACAGTGGTTGGTGTAGTTACTACAACTGTGTCACCACAGAAGTATGGAAGGAAGCAAGAGGCTGAGAGGCAGAATACAACTCAGGAGGACTCCAAGCAGGAACCAGGGATGACAACCACACCTCTTTCCACCACACCAACCACAACAGCTCTGGTTAGCAGTGAAAGATCCACGAGCATCACATATACTGACAAGAAGCAATTCAGGCCCATGTTCGATGGAAAGAGAAGTTCAAAGGCAGTgacaaatggaaacaaaaaacagaTTGGGGAGATAAGCAAGAAAAGTGAGGACACTCCATTGAATACAGCAGGTATGCCTGAGCAAAATGTTACTGTGAAGAACCTAAGAGTGATCAGTGAAACTGATGAAAGAGTGACCTTAACTTGGAAAACCATCAATGCCACAAGCAACTCTGCAGTGACTGTGTTATACTCCAAATATGGTGAGAAAGAGATGTTGCCTCTGAGCACTGATTCTAACAAAAACAAAGTCACAATTGATGGTTTGGAACCTAGTACTCAATATATGGCATGTGTCTCGCCCAAAGGTGTGCCACCTACAAAAGAACAGTGCGTTATTTTCTCCACTGATGGGTTAAGTGATGAAAACAGCTCTCAGTTTTCTATTCTGATAGTGGCCAGCAGTGCAGCATGTGTGGTTGTTTTacctttgatattttttttactttacaaAGTTTTAAAACTTCATATGAAACCAAAAACTGCAAAGGAAGCTGACCTTGCAAGAGAGACCTATGTGAAATTTGAAACACTATCTCTGAAGCCTCGAACAGtgagtgcaggagagcagctctgggcacgAAGGTACACAGATGAGTCAGAAAGACTTCTCCTTTGCTCTAGGTCAAGCATGGATTCTCAAATGACTTTCAAAAGTGAGGGTTCTAGGTCAGAGTATCTGTGTTGAACGTGGGTGAGGGTGGAAATGGAATAAACAATAGGTGAAATTAATCCAAAACAATGATACTGCATCTGGAAACAGGTTGATACTAGGTTGGGGTCAGAATATATTATCTGATGTAATACAGTCTACTGGATGAGTAGGGTGGTGGGTAGGAGGgagaatagaagaaaaatgtttcctgtttgttttctttatgtttgTGACCTTGAATGTGAAGGCATGATATTCTTCAAAAGATAAATACAGTTTTGAAATGGTTCTGTGgttaaaaatattctattttttgtttttattaaaatgttgttTAATCGTGTTTTATCATATGATGACCTAGTTGCACGTATCAAACATAAATCACAGTCTTCATGAAAATCATACACTTAAAAGTAACAGGCAAACATTTTAAACTACTTGTGTCATGGTCAAAACTTTGTTTGAAAATACAGGTTTTCTTCTTACATCAGCTTGTGCTTTGAGACATCATACAGCTCTGTTTGTATGGTATTTTGGATGGAAGATGTTACCAGGCCAGTCAAGACTGAAGCTAGGTATCCACAGCTTATGGGCCCTTGAGAGGCACAATACACATCATATTATCATCTTGCAGATGCTATAGCAAAGGTCAAAGAAACTTCACTAGTATTCTTAAACTCAGGTAAGATATTGTGAGTAACTCTGGGAGAGACACTAGATAATAATGTTATTTTACATAAATGATCTTACTACAAAATCTCAGCCTTAGAATTTACTTGGATGTGTCTGTCTATATACCTCAATTTCAGAAATCTCAGTACAGAGAATTTTGTGGTACTGTGTAATGCAACATACACTCTTATATGTCTACATGTTACACAGATATTGCACAATATTATGTACTGCACTGCAGTAATATAACATATTTTGAGATAGCGTAAGTGGAGGCTTTGTCCTCAGGTCATGTTGGATGTGAGGTTCAATGAGCTCACAATTAATTGTGAGCATGGTTCCTAAAGTTTAAAAATCAGGATTTAATAGGAATAATGATTTCAGAGTAGCCTATTAATGATAGCAATGATTTGTCTTTTCT includes:
- the LRIT3 gene encoding leucine-rich repeat, immunoglobulin-like domain and transmembrane domain-containing protein 3, whose protein sequence is MYLFMYFCLLMSFFEEVLGFCPSQCTCVYHGRSDGTGTRSVLCNDPDMYEIPVNVPVDTVKLRIEKTVIRRIPTEAFYYLVDLKYLWVTYNCVANIDISSFYNLKLLHELRLDGNLLSTFPWESLAEMPNLRTLDLHNNKVTSIPADAGRYLRNLTYLDISSNKLTTLPSDLMDIWPPFSGTGLSKNTDILVTQRVILGFQDNPWFCDCRISKLIEFSKIVDNSVVLLDPLISCSGPESLAGILFQRAELEQCLKPSVMTSATKITSPLGSNVLLRCDATGYPTPQLTWTRSDNIPVNYTVIQESPGEGVRWSIISLTGISYKDAGEYRCKAKNLAGMSEAAVTVTVVGVVTTTVSPQKYGRKQEAERQNTTQEDSKQEPGMTTTPLSTTPTTTALVSSERSTSITYTDKKQFRPMFDGKRSSKAVTNGNKKQIGEISKKSEDTPLNTAGMPEQNVTVKNLRVISETDERVTLTWKTINATSNSAVTVLYSKYGEKEMLPLSTDSNKNKVTIDGLEPSTQYMACVSPKGVPPTKEQCVIFSTDGLSDENSSQFSILIVASSAACVVVLPLIFFLLYKVLKLHMKPKTAKEADLARETYVKFETLSLKPRTVSAGEQLWARRYTDESERLLLCSRSSMDSQMTFKSEGSRSEYLC